taaaaaataaacatttaGTAAAAGTTGtttctatttattatttttctaatatatatatattttttaatatacataatttttcaataattttatttataaagaCTATTATATTCTtgaaacttttattatttttatatttaaaaaataaacatttatttaaagtTGTTTCAGTATCACCATTACTAACATAGTTGTTTCTCCTAGTACCTGACTACCTAAATTTGTTTTTGCATGGTGGAAATTTTTTAGGGCTTTATGTCATAAACATTAGATCAGAGGAAATATCGTATGAACTTGGGATGTCTTGTAATTTTTGATACTTGTCTTCACTACCCTTCCATATGTGCATGCTTATGATGTcgcaccaattttttttttgaagaaatacTAGAAGAATGCTCCCCAAAGGATCAGATCGACGCCATCCAATTGAGGAAATTAAGCAGCGGAGAATATTCTCAAGCTCGGCATTCGACCGGGGAGACTACAGATTTACACACAATTAAGTCCTCTCAGCTCAACACGCCGATTCGCAGGTGAGATACATTTTATTTGAAAGTTTCTGTCTTTCTCCTCCACATTAATACAACTTTAAAACTCATGCTCGTTATTTCAATTAACAGTTACCAAGGACAGAAATTTTTGGCTCAAGATGTATTTCTGAGTCACAGTGGTAAGCAGAAAAATTTTATTAGGCAGCTGTACAGAGACCTCACAAACCAGGGCGTGTCCTGCTTTTTTGATCAAGATCGTGAAAGTTTGCCAGTGGGCGAAGATTTCCCTTCTCGTATATTTGCAGCCGCTAAGACATGCAAAGTTGCAGTTTTACTTCTCTCTATGGATTTCCTCCAATCAAAGTGGCCAATGCAGGAATTGGCTGCTTTCGTGAAtgcgaaaaaaaagaaaaatcctgATCTCAAAATTTTACCCCTGTTCTTCCTGATTTCACCGTTTGCTCTTAAAAACATTACGGCAGACGAGGAAAAGTGGAAACAGTTGGAGAAATCCGAGGAAAAGCGAGCCGAATGGCACCAGGCTTTGAGTGCAATACGGCAAATTAACGGGTTGAAGTTCAGTGAAGGTGATGATGAAGTGAAGTTTAGAGATGAAATTGTGGAAGAAATCTGGCATTTACTTACAAAACCCTCACCAAGGTATCATTTCCCTTGTATGCAAGGACAAACACGAATGTGCCAGGTAGAAACACCTCATTACCTTGTTTTGTTTTATCACGCATATATTCAGAGGCTAACCGCTAatgtatttattatatttaatggtTGCAGGAGGTTGCAGATTTCTTCGACACTGTTCATTCCGACACAAGGGGAATCCGTATTGCAGGATTGTATGGAATACCGGGCCAGGGGAAAACTACGCTTGGTAAGGCTTTCTGCAACTTCAAACTGGGGGATTTTGAAGGCAAAGTATGCCATCTAGAATTTTCTAGAGGCGATTCATTCAAAAGAATTAAAGTTGCCTTGCAGTGTCTCACTTGCTGCCCTCAGTCGTATTTCCAAGAACTGAGAGACCAAGATCAGGTGACCATTTTTACATCTTTTAGTTTTGTTTACGggatgttcttcctttccataagtATAGTTTTAAGTATTGTGAATTTTCTAATAAGATGTGGAAGTATTATGCATTTTCTTATAATCGTTACAGGCACAAGTTGGGTTATATAGAAGAATGGAGGGCAAAAGGGTATTGTTGGTTCTCGACAATATCACAGAAGAAAGTATAGACGAAGTGACGTATTATTGTAAGGCAGAGTTTGGAGAAAACAGCTGCATCCTTTTGAGCGCTCGGAGTGTAGATGTTCTCGAAAAGCATTTCAAAATAGATAAGCGGTCGTGCATGCGCGTCCCATCGCTCAAAGAGGAAGAGGCCATAGCCATCTTCTTGGAAAGGACATCTGTAGAAGAGTCAACGTTGGGGGCAGAGGACAAAGCTTATGCTGTTAAGTGCGCAAAAAGATGTTCGTTCAAAGAGGTCGGTGGGAGAGGTCGAACATTTCATCCATTAGCATTAAAAGCATTTGGGGGCCACCTCTTCAGTAAATACGGTCGGCATTTGTCAAAGTGGGCTGCCGAGATAGAAAGCTGGGTAGACCGATGCGGTTATGGTTTGGATGACGTGTTAGCCGTGCTGGGCAGAGCTTTTGACAACATGCCTCCCGAGTATTGCACCATATTCATGCTTCTCACCCTATATATGCCGCCTAATATGTCTCCCCACAAAGTTACTGAGTGGCTGGCAATGATCTGCAACAAAGAGATTTCATTTACTGAGAAAGCGGTGAGTTAAATATTTGCTTTTAAACCTTTTTAGTTTGTGATTTGGGTATTTTTAATTGAAAAACCGCTGAACGCTTAATTTGTATGTGGTTTCAGATTGAGGATCTATGTAAGGCGGCATTTATTGAAGAATATGGACCTGAAATTCGCTTACACGACCTATATATTGAATTCGCACAAAGCAAAGCAAATGAAATGGGGAGATGGCTGTGGTGGAAGGGCGACCCATGTAGTACACGTGGATTAATATCACAACACAGTGCTGGGTTTGAATTGGCTAAGCTGGAGCAGTGCATGTATCGAAGACCGCTCCAGATCCCCCCAGACGACCGTCAAAATCTATTGGTGCTTCAGCTTGTAGATGTGGAGAACATGAGAATGGAGAAACTTGACATGGGTGGGATGGGCCGTCTCAGAAGCATTACATTACACAATTGTAAAGGCCTGACAGAGCTTGAAGGTATAGAAAAATTGCAACAGCTGGCGTGGCTTCAGATAAGCGAAGTAAATCCAATGTTTAAACTTCCCGAGCTAAGCAGCCTCGAAGGTTTACAACATCTTGAGATCAATATTGCAACCAGCAAGATGCTCAATCAGCTGGGAGATCTTACCGGTTGTGTTTCTTTGAGAGAGATTAATGTTCGCTGTCCATCCCTCTTGGAGTTCCCAAGGTTAAATGGTTTGCCGCATTTGGAGAAAGTGGAATTTAGTATGTGTGATAAAGTGAAGGGGCCTCTTGACTGTAGAGAATGCGTGGAACTGCAAAGTATTGCCCTCAACAGTTGCAGCCAGATGACTGCATCACCGCTTCTCGTTGGATGTAAGAAACTATCCAAAATTGTATTGTGGGAATGTGATGCAGTGAAGGCATGTCCACATATAGATGTGCCGAGTGATTTAAAGACACTAGAGTTGTCCGTTTCATCAAAAGCTGCATCAGCACCCAAATGTTTAGAGTCTTCTTATGGACTGAAAAATCTTCAACTATGCAATATGTGGAATCTAAAGGAGCTTCCAAGTTTCAGACTTCTTAAATATTTGACTGTGCTCAAACTTGACAAGTGTGGCATAAGGGAGCCACCAGATCTAACATGTTGCGTCTTGTTGGAGGATGTTTGTTTTTTCACACTACCAAATTTACAAAGCTTTCCCAACTTTTCACTACTAAGGAAGTTAAAGAAgttaagtttatatgattgctgGAGAGTTCAAGATCCCCCTCATATAAGTGGCTGCCATGAACTACAGCTATTCCATCTGGCCTTTAACGACAATATGGAAGGACTTCCAAACATGGGCGAGTCCCCACAACTAGAGGACATCAAACTGAGTTGGCATTCTGAGGATGAGGGTATTTATGCGGGAAATGATTTGGATTATAACACTCGTTATGAGGATCTTGAATCTTGTCTGGAGCACTTTAAAAATGAAAGCTTCCCAGATTTGAGTGAGGTAAGCGCGCCAGAAGCATTGAAAGAGTGGCAGTGGCTGAAGGACAAGCCAATGCTAGTGAAACGATATGCCCGTCGAGGGAAAGTGTATTGCTCTCTTACAGCTCCGTACGGATGGCACAGGCGCAAACAGACAACAACTCTAAAAAGGGTAGAAGTTGAGCACAGCCAGCAAGCAATTGTTAAAAGAGCACAATTTAAACGCAAACAATCTCGTCGTATGGCTTGGTTCGTTGCATTATCTTTCTCTGCAGCGCTCCTTCTTCGTTGGTTGATTACTCTCGCTATATTCCATTTTTAAGTGAAGGGTGGATGGAGAAAGTACATATTCGATCAAAGATAGAAATTAAACACACACAAATTGTATTGTACTGCTGCACAAAACATAGACTTATTGCTTGCCTTAGACGCATTACATCTGCCTCTATTTATAGAGGGATGGATTTTGAAGAATGTAGAAGTTTTTGGGTTCATCAATCGATTAATGACTTTTTAGATTCATCTATTTTCCCTGATATTTTTGGTTGGCACATTTAATACGGTCGGTGACGGTAGCTGTTACAAGAGTGTTCTAACATTCTCTCCCTTAATTTCTACCCCAAATCAATTGTTTTGAATATTCATGCCACGATCTACTAGAGATGGGTCCCAGTCTAAAGTCTTGTTAGGTACTCATTTACAATTGCAATCACTTATGCCAATGAAACATTAATCTtcgcaaattattttcttttgtcttCAATGAAGTCTGCGGACTTCCTCAAATTCTTTTCTACATAACTTCAAACTATTTCTAGATATGCTAATCTTTTCTTAATCATGACGTCTTTGTATTGGCTTTGTCCAATTGCTACGACAGtctctcaaatatttgattttcaaatcttcaaaatatccatcttgatcttcctACAACTTCACTTTCTATAGACGAGCTGCTAGACAATTGATTTTTATGACCCAAAACATTTGTTGTGtttgaacattcaaatctttcttgattacaatcaacatatgaatatttaaacttaaacAACCTTTTGATCATACTTGTAATCCTTTGCCAACACAATCCATAACACCATCCACAATCCATTTGCATGCATTCTATTATAGATTCATTTTTTGACACTTTGTTCCAACACATTTTTTCACAATGATTCTTCGGTCCACATATTGTACAAGGATTAATATCCCAACATGTGTCCTTTATATGTCCTTGCCTACAATAATGAGTACATTGAATGCATTGCTTTGTTTGAGTTGATTTGCTTTTAACTGGAACACCTATATATTTCTTTCCTTTACTTGTTTCATATCCAAGACACTCATATTTTGACCTTATTATTGGCTCAGTGGGCTCTTTGATTCCTTGCCCATACTTTCCTAAACCTTTACCTTCATAACcctttttcttcattatcttcaAACCAACATTTTGAGAACAACTTGTGTTAGTCTCATCACATCTAACAAGATTTTTAGTTTCATCAATATGTTCATCTTCACACTCTTTCTtacaatcaacttcaacaaaatcaCATTCACCCTTGCACTACAAGAAACATCTCACACCAATTTCTTTGACATCAaactttcattttcttcatttaattttgatatttCCTTCTTGTGTAGactattctttttttttaatttctttatcttTTCCTCTAAATCGTCAAACAACTTTACTCTTTTTCTAATTCCTCatactttttcttgatctcatcAAATAACTTTAGTTTTTCTTCTAACTCTTTATTTTCCTCTTTAGCTTTGTTCAATTCTTTGAAAAGATCACAATTGTCTTCACAAGTTTACATATTTCTGCTATCCTTTCTCTTATCATTGTAGCCATCTCTTTTCTTAATTTTATCAATTCTTCTTCTAAattatttgttttctctttcttcaCTTTAACAGCTTTTCCTATTAAAATGAACAATTTAAATTCCCCTTTCTTCCACTAGTTACTGTTGTTACCAATCATTCAACAGCTACAATTGTACAATTCCTTTGCCTCTCTAATCAATAAAAGTTATTTTCCGCTTTGATagcaattaaacaataaatcaaactcCCAAAATTAAATTTGATAGTCTATTTTCAAAACCTTTGCCTTGCCCTATGAACTTTTTCTGAAGTTAAAGTTCAACACCTGAGACTAATATCGTTTTTCTGGCAACAAAACACAAAATGCATTCTTTTATCT
This genomic stretch from Cryptomeria japonica chromosome 8, Sugi_1.0, whole genome shotgun sequence harbors:
- the LOC131054847 gene encoding disease resistance protein ADR2 isoform X1 — its product is MASELSNTAARNRENEDSNDVIIEILEECSPKDQIDAIQLRKLSSGEYSQARHSTGETTDLHTIKSSQLNTPIRSYQGQKFLAQDVFLSHSGKQKNFIRQLYRDLTNQGVSCFFDQDRESLPVGEDFPSRIFAAAKTCKVAVLLLSMDFLQSKWPMQELAAFVNAKKKKNPDLKILPLFFLISPFALKNITADEEKWKQLEKSEEKRAEWHQALSAIRQINGLKFSEGDDEVKFRDEIVEEIWHLLTKPSPRYHFPCMQGQTRMCQEVADFFDTVHSDTRGIRIAGLYGIPGQGKTTLGKAFCNFKLGDFEGKVCHLEFSRGDSFKRIKVALQCLTCCPQSYFQELRDQDQAQVGLYRRMEGKRVLLVLDNITEESIDEVTYYCKAEFGENSCILLSARSVDVLEKHFKIDKRSCMRVPSLKEEEAIAIFLERTSVEESTLGAEDKAYAVKCAKRCSFKEVGGRGRTFHPLALKAFGGHLFSKYGRHLSKWAAEIESWVDRCGYGLDDVLAVLGRAFDNMPPEYCTIFMLLTLYMPPNMSPHKVTEWLAMICNKEISFTEKAIEDLCKAAFIEEYGPEIRLHDLYIEFAQSKANEMGRWLWWKGDPCSTRGLISQHSAGFELAKLEQCMYRRPLQIPPDDRQNLLVLQLVDVENMRMEKLDMGGMGRLRSITLHNCKGLTELEGIEKLQQLAWLQISEVNPMFKLPELSSLEGLQHLEINIATSKMLNQLGDLTGCVSLREINVRCPSLLEFPRLNGLPHLEKVEFSMCDKVKGPLDCRECVELQSIALNSCSQMTASPLLVGCKKLSKIVLWECDAVKACPHIDVPSDLKTLELSVSSKAASAPKCLESSYGLKNLQLCNMWNLKELPSFRLLKYLTVLKLDKCGIREPPDLTCCVLLEDVCFFTLPNLQSFPNFSLLRKLKKLSLYDCWRVQDPPHISGCHELQLFHLAFNDNMEGLPNMGESPQLEDIKLSWHSEDEGIYAGNDLDYNTRYEDLESCLEHFKNESFPDLSEVSAPEALKEWQWLKDKPMLVKRYARRGKVYCSLTAPYGWHRRKQTTTLKRVEVEHSQQAIVKRAQFKRKQSRRMAWFVALSFSAALLLRWLITLAIFHF
- the LOC131054847 gene encoding disease resistance protein ADR2 isoform X2, giving the protein MHQNLMFAHSILIVVQPRLYSLAEILEECSPKDQIDAIQLRKLSSGEYSQARHSTGETTDLHTIKSSQLNTPIRSYQGQKFLAQDVFLSHSGKQKNFIRQLYRDLTNQGVSCFFDQDRESLPVGEDFPSRIFAAAKTCKVAVLLLSMDFLQSKWPMQELAAFVNAKKKKNPDLKILPLFFLISPFALKNITADEEKWKQLEKSEEKRAEWHQALSAIRQINGLKFSEGDDEVKFRDEIVEEIWHLLTKPSPRYHFPCMQGQTRMCQEVADFFDTVHSDTRGIRIAGLYGIPGQGKTTLGKAFCNFKLGDFEGKVCHLEFSRGDSFKRIKVALQCLTCCPQSYFQELRDQDQAQVGLYRRMEGKRVLLVLDNITEESIDEVTYYCKAEFGENSCILLSARSVDVLEKHFKIDKRSCMRVPSLKEEEAIAIFLERTSVEESTLGAEDKAYAVKCAKRCSFKEVGGRGRTFHPLALKAFGGHLFSKYGRHLSKWAAEIESWVDRCGYGLDDVLAVLGRAFDNMPPEYCTIFMLLTLYMPPNMSPHKVTEWLAMICNKEISFTEKAIEDLCKAAFIEEYGPEIRLHDLYIEFAQSKANEMGRWLWWKGDPCSTRGLISQHSAGFELAKLEQCMYRRPLQIPPDDRQNLLVLQLVDVENMRMEKLDMGGMGRLRSITLHNCKGLTELEGIEKLQQLAWLQISEVNPMFKLPELSSLEGLQHLEINIATSKMLNQLGDLTGCVSLREINVRCPSLLEFPRLNGLPHLEKVEFSMCDKVKGPLDCRECVELQSIALNSCSQMTASPLLVGCKKLSKIVLWECDAVKACPHIDVPSDLKTLELSVSSKAASAPKCLESSYGLKNLQLCNMWNLKELPSFRLLKYLTVLKLDKCGIREPPDLTCCVLLEDVCFFTLPNLQSFPNFSLLRKLKKLSLYDCWRVQDPPHISGCHELQLFHLAFNDNMEGLPNMGESPQLEDIKLSWHSEDEGIYAGNDLDYNTRYEDLESCLEHFKNESFPDLSEVSAPEALKEWQWLKDKPMLVKRYARRGKVYCSLTAPYGWHRRKQTTTLKRVEVEHSQQAIVKRAQFKRKQSRRMAWFVALSFSAALLLRWLITLAIFHF
- the LOC131054847 gene encoding disease resistance protein ADR2 isoform X3, whose protein sequence is MASELSNTAARNRENEDSNDVIIEECSPKDQIDAIQLRKLSSGEYSQARHSTGETTDLHTIKSSQLNTPIRSYQGQKFLAQDVFLSHSGKQKNFIRQLYRDLTNQGVSCFFDQDRESLPVGEDFPSRIFAAAKTCKVAVLLLSMDFLQSKWPMQELAAFVNAKKKKNPDLKILPLFFLISPFALKNITADEEKWKQLEKSEEKRAEWHQALSAIRQINGLKFSEGDDEVKFRDEIVEEIWHLLTKPSPRYHFPCMQGQTRMCQEVADFFDTVHSDTRGIRIAGLYGIPGQGKTTLGKAFCNFKLGDFEGKVCHLEFSRGDSFKRIKVALQCLTCCPQSYFQELRDQDQAQVGLYRRMEGKRVLLVLDNITEESIDEVTYYCKAEFGENSCILLSARSVDVLEKHFKIDKRSCMRVPSLKEEEAIAIFLERTSVEESTLGAEDKAYAVKCAKRCSFKEVGGRGRTFHPLALKAFGGHLFSKYGRHLSKWAAEIESWVDRCGYGLDDVLAVLGRAFDNMPPEYCTIFMLLTLYMPPNMSPHKVTEWLAMICNKEISFTEKAIEDLCKAAFIEEYGPEIRLHDLYIEFAQSKANEMGRWLWWKGDPCSTRGLISQHSAGFELAKLEQCMYRRPLQIPPDDRQNLLVLQLVDVENMRMEKLDMGGMGRLRSITLHNCKGLTELEGIEKLQQLAWLQISEVNPMFKLPELSSLEGLQHLEINIATSKMLNQLGDLTGCVSLREINVRCPSLLEFPRLNGLPHLEKVEFSMCDKVKGPLDCRECVELQSIALNSCSQMTASPLLVGCKKLSKIVLWECDAVKACPHIDVPSDLKTLELSVSSKAASAPKCLESSYGLKNLQLCNMWNLKELPSFRLLKYLTVLKLDKCGIREPPDLTCCVLLEDVCFFTLPNLQSFPNFSLLRKLKKLSLYDCWRVQDPPHISGCHELQLFHLAFNDNMEGLPNMGESPQLEDIKLSWHSEDEGIYAGNDLDYNTRYEDLESCLEHFKNESFPDLSEVSAPEALKEWQWLKDKPMLVKRYARRGKVYCSLTAPYGWHRRKQTTTLKRVEVEHSQQAIVKRAQFKRKQSRRMAWFVALSFSAALLLRWLITLAIFHF